From the Kitasatospora viridis genome, one window contains:
- a CDS encoding acyl-CoA dehydrogenase family protein: MRRTVYNEDHEAFRATIRDFIANEVVPVYEEWEADGHPPRDFYNKLGELGVFGIEVPEEFGGAGETGFKYQAVIMEETARAGVSFGSSGVHTGLVLPYLLEYANEEQKQRWLPGFVSGELMTAIAMTEPGTGSDLAGITTTAKLSEDGTHYVLNGAKTFITGGVLADLVLVVARTSPYDANNRRAGLSILCVDTKSAGYTVGRKLQKIGLRTSDTAELSFVDVKVPVADLLGEEGKAFSYLTHNLVQERLAIAVSAYAVAAAAVNFAVKYVKERKVFGQPVAEFQNTKFVLADCKAQVTAMQAFVDQALELYQSGELTVPDAAEAKLFTTEAASVVVDKCLQLHGGYGYILEYPIARLYADNRVFRIYGGTSEVMKTIIAKSIGL, translated from the coding sequence GTGCGCCGCACTGTGTACAACGAGGACCACGAGGCGTTCCGGGCCACGATCCGGGACTTCATCGCCAACGAGGTCGTCCCGGTCTACGAGGAGTGGGAGGCCGACGGCCACCCGCCGCGCGACTTCTACAACAAGCTCGGCGAGCTGGGCGTCTTCGGCATCGAGGTGCCGGAGGAGTTCGGCGGCGCCGGCGAGACCGGCTTCAAGTACCAGGCCGTGATCATGGAGGAGACCGCCCGGGCCGGCGTCAGCTTCGGCTCCTCGGGCGTGCACACCGGCCTGGTGCTGCCCTACCTGCTGGAGTACGCCAACGAGGAGCAGAAGCAGCGCTGGCTGCCCGGCTTCGTCTCCGGCGAGCTGATGACCGCGATCGCCATGACCGAGCCGGGCACCGGCTCCGACCTGGCCGGCATCACCACCACCGCCAAGCTCTCCGAGGACGGCACGCACTACGTGCTGAACGGCGCCAAGACCTTCATCACCGGCGGCGTGCTCGCCGACCTGGTGCTGGTGGTGGCCCGGACCAGCCCGTACGACGCGAACAACCGCCGGGCCGGCCTGTCCATCCTCTGCGTGGACACCAAGTCCGCGGGCTACACCGTGGGCCGCAAGCTGCAGAAGATCGGCCTGCGCACCTCGGACACCGCCGAACTCTCCTTCGTGGACGTCAAGGTGCCGGTCGCCGACCTGCTCGGCGAGGAGGGCAAGGCGTTCAGCTACCTGACCCACAACCTGGTGCAGGAGCGCCTGGCGATCGCGGTCAGCGCCTACGCGGTGGCCGCCGCCGCGGTCAACTTCGCGGTGAAGTACGTCAAGGAGCGCAAGGTCTTCGGCCAGCCGGTGGCCGAGTTCCAGAACACCAAGTTCGTGCTGGCCGACTGCAAGGCCCAGGTCACCGCGATGCAGGCCTTCGTGGACCAGGCCCTGGAGCTCTACCAGAGCGGCGAGCTGACGGTGCCGGACGCCGCCGAGGCGAAGCTCTTCACCACCGAGGCGGCCTCCGTCGTGGTGGACAAGTGCCTCCAGCTGCACGGCGGTTACGGCTACATCCTGGAGTACCCGATCGCCCGCCTGTACGCCGACAACCGGGTCTTCCGGATCTACGGCGGAACCAGCGAGGTCATGAAGACCATCATCGCCAAGTCGATCGGCCTGTAA
- a CDS encoding TetR/AcrR family transcriptional regulator, translated as MAGEVAAARRPRGRRGQILLAAAEQFHRRGYHQVAMAEVAAAVGITAPALYRHYRGKPELLRQAVRGGLAALDGAVAAAGARADAGPRGLAVALAGVALEHRALGTLWQRDARLLPPAQRAELRRQLRATVRAASRQLTAARPELSRSQAELLVAAALSAAGSLSYHTFAPPRRRFEQLLTALLEGLLRAPVDGPPVGWPSVGGPAPLRRGGGAGEPVGRREELLAAAVRLFDEHGFDNVSTDRIGAAVGIAGPSLYKHFPAKVDLLAAALVRCRERLWHEVAGTLSGPDASLERGLAAYLDFARRHHHYLGAMVSETERLAEPDRSRAVDFRRDFLRLWVDLLRRRRPEYDKAEARIRVHAMFAVVNDGVRQPAWRDRPAPGLELLAATVLGPAEPGNGPGAGPAVPDPPRGVR; from the coding sequence ATGGCCGGCGAGGTGGCGGCGGCGCGCCGGCCGCGCGGGCGCCGGGGCCAGATCCTGCTGGCCGCGGCCGAGCAGTTCCACCGGCGCGGCTACCACCAGGTGGCGATGGCCGAGGTGGCCGCCGCGGTGGGCATCACCGCGCCCGCCCTCTACCGGCACTACCGGGGCAAGCCGGAACTGCTGCGGCAGGCCGTGCGCGGCGGGCTGGCCGCACTCGACGGGGCGGTCGCCGCGGCGGGCGCCCGCGCGGACGCCGGTCCGCGCGGGCTCGCGGTGGCACTGGCCGGGGTCGCGCTGGAGCACCGGGCGCTCGGCACGCTCTGGCAGCGCGACGCCCGGCTGCTGCCCCCGGCCCAGCGCGCCGAGCTGCGCCGCCAGTTGCGCGCCACCGTGCGCGCCGCGAGCCGCCAGCTGACCGCCGCCCGCCCGGAACTGAGCAGGAGCCAGGCCGAGTTGCTGGTCGCCGCGGCGCTCTCGGCGGCCGGCAGCCTCTCGTACCACACCTTCGCGCCGCCCCGCCGCAGGTTCGAGCAGCTGCTGACCGCGCTGCTGGAAGGCCTCCTGCGGGCTCCGGTCGACGGTCCGCCGGTCGGCTGGCCTTCGGTCGGCGGGCCGGCGCCGCTGCGGCGGGGCGGCGGGGCGGGCGAGCCGGTCGGCCGGCGGGAGGAGCTGCTGGCGGCGGCGGTGCGGCTGTTCGACGAGCACGGCTTCGACAACGTGAGCACCGACCGGATCGGCGCGGCGGTCGGGATCGCCGGGCCCAGCCTCTACAAGCACTTCCCGGCCAAGGTCGACCTGCTGGCCGCCGCCCTGGTGCGCTGCCGGGAGCGGCTGTGGCACGAGGTGGCCGGCACCCTGTCCGGACCGGACGCCTCCCTGGAGCGCGGCCTGGCCGCCTACCTGGACTTCGCCCGCCGGCACCACCACTACCTGGGCGCGATGGTCAGCGAGACCGAGCGGCTGGCCGAGCCGGACCGCAGCCGGGCGGTGGACTTCCGCCGGGACTTCCTGCGGCTCTGGGTGGACCTGCTGCGCCGGCGTCGCCCGGAGTACGACAAGGCGGAGGCCCGGATCCGGGTGCACGCGATGTTCGCGGTGGTCAACGACGGTGTCCGGCAGCCCGCTTGGCGCGACCGCCCGGCACCCGGACTGGAGCTGCTGGCCGCCACCGTGCTGGGGCCGGCGGAACCGGGGAACGGGCCCGGGGCGGGCCCGGCAGTGCCGGACCCGCCCCGGGGAGTGCGCTGA